Proteins encoded within one genomic window of Lemur catta isolate mLemCat1 chromosome 23, mLemCat1.pri, whole genome shotgun sequence:
- the RD3 gene encoding protein RD3, protein MSLIPWLRWPEASPRLSSRSPAEMVLETLMMELAGQMREAERQQRERSSAGRKVCTGVDYSWLARAPRPAYDLSPGERLQLEDVCAKIHPSYCGPAILRFRQLVAEHEPEVQEVSRLFRSVLQEVLERMKQEEEAHKLTRQWSLRPRGSLATFKTRARISPFASDIRTISEDVERDTHPPPRTWSMPEFRAPKTD, encoded by the exons ATGTCCCTCATCCCCTGGCTGCGGTGGCCCGAGGCCTCGCCCCGGCTGTCCTCCCGGAGCCCGGCCGAGATGGTGCTGGAGACGCTGATGATGGAGCTGGCGGGGCAGATGCGAGAGGCCGAGAGGCAGCAGCGGGAGCGCAGCAGCGCGGGCCGGAAGGTGTGCACCGGCGTGGACTACAGCTGGCTGGCCCGCGCGCCGCGGCCCGCCTACGACCTCAGCCCCGGGGAGCGGCTGCAGCTGGAGGACGTCTGTGCCAAGATCCACCCGTCCTACTGTGGGCCTGCCATCCTCAG GTTCCGGCAGCTGGTGGCAGAGCACGAGCCCGAGGTGCAGGAGGTGTCCCGGCTCTTCCGCTCGGTGCTGCAGGAAGTCCTGGagaggatgaagcaggaggaggaggcccaCAAGCTGACGCGGCAGTGGAGTCTGCGGCCCCGCGGCAGCCTGGCCACCTTCAAGACCCGCGCGCGCATCTCCCCGTTCGCGAGCGACATCCGGACCATCTCCGAGGACGTGGAGCGGGACACGCACCCGCCGCCCCGGACCTGGAGCATGCCCGAGTTCCGGGCGCCCAAAACCGACTGA